accgtcctagtgaaaaagttcttcctaatatccaacctaaacctcccccactgcaacttgagaccattactccttgttcagtcatcaggtaccactgagaacagtctagatccatcctctttggtagTTGATCcatcctttcaggtagttgaaagcagctatcaaatcccctctcattcttctcttctgcagactaaacaatcccagttccctcagtctctcctcataagtcatgtgctccagccccctaatcatttttgttaccaaATAGCGCCTTTCTCCAGTCCTTTGGGACCTAACCAGTCCTCCGTATGTTCTTGAAGATacttgctaatggttccaagattgcttcagctggtTCCTACAGTGAAAATTCTTCAGGACCCACAAACTTAGATAtatttaacttatctaaatattctttaatctgttctttccctattttagtctgAGATCCTTTCCCCTTGTTTTTAATAtgaagcatctggtcacaattaaccatTTTGGGAAAGACCTGAGGCAAAATAGATATCCCACACTTGAGTCTTCAGAAGCAGTAGCACAGGttagatttttttcattgaaaactggCTTTTCAAGGGAAATGAAAAATGTGGTGGGAAATTTTTCATCCCATTGAAATTTGTGCAGTTTTTTTTATTACACTAAATGACAAATTGTTTACATTTTTGAATCAAAAAATGCTTTTGTGAGTCTTGGCTTCTAAAAAAGTGAAACAACTTGGAATGTTGGGTGTGTCCACtcacttttctttctctcctccccacccgccACTCCTCAATTTTcaatggaagggagagaaaaggcATAGCGAAAAGTGTGGTGGGGGGAATATAACAACCaaagaactgaaatgttttgttaagtttggtttaatttttttcaacTAAGCAAAAATTCCACAAAAATTGTCCCACAAAACACgatttttaaactttccttaaaatttttaatttttaaaatgaatttggcagagaaaatatttttttcctagcTCTAAGAAGTAGCACCTGCCTTGGAGCCCTCAGAAAACGCTGACTCGTTCAACAGTAGTTTAATCATAAAGAAAGTGAAATTTGTACCCTAACTGACAACGGTTAGCCCAACAATAAAACTTTATAACACAATATGCCAATATTAGCTTTGCCATAAACACTGTCTAAGGGAACAATCGCTTCAACATCTTAATTCTTTCACGTTTGCTGGAAAAGGGACGATTCCTGGGTTGAGCTTCTGGATTACACAGGATATCGAGCTGTTTATTCTGACAAGAGAGCTCACAGCACCGGGTATTTAAAGGCTAAATCCCTTTGGAATATCTGGCCCACAGATCAGTGTCCGATCCCTCCCTTGCCTCTGTGTCAGGAACCGCAGATCTCAAGTGCTGGCCCACAGGGCACTTAGGAGCTCTTCAGTCTTAATCCGCCACCCAGTGTCCTGCTCACGCTGCTAGAATAGCCCCTGAAGGGGAgcagaggactccagtcctgggctctgattGGTGGAACATTGGGGGGCccgatgggtccccagcctctgtgTCCCCCAAGCCAAGGGGCAGGACGTTGTCTGTGCAGTTGGGTCCTCCCTGctcaactctgcttcccctgcaatACCTGCTCCTGATCTCCTGGGAACCTCTCCCCACCTGACGCCTGGTTTGCCCTCTGGTCtgtcccccccacctctgcctcttCAGCCAGgccacccccctgctctcccccccccccccagccccttcagccaggccaccccccctgctctcccctccccccccagcgccttcagccaggcctccccccctgctctcccctcccccccagccccttcagccaggcctcccctcccctctcctctccccccccccccccccagttgagGGGTCTCTCCCTGGCCCTCAGCTGGGTCCCTCCCACAGGGGGGCTCCCTCCTTTCTTGGTGGGACTCACCCCCCTCCACACAGAGTTGGCCTCCTAGGAGCATAGAGACCCAGCCTAGAGCACCTCTGTCATAGAGTCCCTgagcgatgctctggaactgctccctacaaagccagtcaggactctggtgaagtctcctctctctgACCAGACTGTCTCcggggcaagaagctcacacggcttcaccttcctgggtctgaccttggagcattcagcatcctctgcccctccgggtgcttcccacagtgagtccgcccaggcggggtcctggggcagccagagggtcctgcacccccacttcacagtcagacgtgactctcagccagccagtaacacagaggtttattagatgacaggaacacggtctaaaacagagcttgtaggtacaggaaacaggacccctcagccgggtccattttgggggcagTGAGCTAGACAACCATGTCTGCACCTCACTCCACAtcctcagccagccccaaactgactcactctcctctgggctttgtccctttcctggccaggaggtcacctgattcctttCGCATCCCCTTGCAGGGGAGAAGGAGatagtgttggccatttatgtacactggccctttgctcagCAACAATttcacccccttatcccaccacctagtgacttaagaaatgcataggggaaactgaggcacccctacagtattcagaggaaacattaagaacagtcccacttcatcacagcctCACACAGACCTCCACAGCCATAGAGCTATGGGTAGAGCATCACCCCCTTTCAGCCCTGTCTCTGCGGGGGGGAGACTGGCTGAGTCCTCCAGGTCATAGAGATCAGGAAGGTGGGGGCTAGAGGAGCCGCACACTAGCCCGACCCTGCCAGTGATTGACAATAGTGCTAAGCCGGAAGAATGGGCGGATTCTGTCTCCGGCAAAAGAGGCCGGTGGGAAAGTGACGATCAGGTCCCCGCTACCAGCATCGAAAAGCTGCACCCGGCCCCCTTCATAGTCCAGATAAACCCGGATCCTGCGGGGTGCCTGGCTTGGGGACAAGGGAATGACCTGCATAGGGGACGTGGGAGCCTGGTACTGATCCTCCCAGACctgcacagcccagatcccctgctCAGGTTTAGGGCAGATCTGTCCCTTCCTGCTCACAGACTCTCTGGTCACCCCAACAAAACAgaaccccttcccctccaccttcACCTCCATCTCCCAGTAATGGCTTCctgaggtgaatccctcacagcccagcacacagcacatagtgtcaaatctctcagggttgttgggcagaGCCTGCCATACGCCTCCATATCTCACACGTTTCAGATCCTCAGACACAATGAGTTCGGGATGGGCTGTGTTCAGATCCAGAGTCACGTTCGCtgcagagagagaatcagagcgtgaggggcagagctcagccctggggcagggtctgATCGTGTCAGTGACAgaacctgccccagctggggagtGAACCAGGcaacctcctgcctccaggatttccccagctgtgcctggGGAGCAGCGCTGAGATCTCAGCCATGGGCAGGGGGGATTCACACCCCGACAGAGCCAGTTCAGGGACAGAGTGAAAGGATCAGCTCAGCTGAGCCAGGCCCCCAGACCCAGAGTCTCAGTGATTCCATCCTTGTGCTTGGGGGAAAGACAAGGGGGGTTAGAGGGAGGTGGGTTTAAGCCTCCTGTGTCCTTCCTTTAGTCTCCCTGGCCCCTCGTtacaggggcctcagggctgcaaagcagagaacagccagaGTGCGATGCCTCCTGTCTATGGCCCcagcagagccgtcccttggggaGGGCGAATCTGGGCAACTGCTCCaggccccacactttggggggTCCCACGGGCCGGTGCGATTGGCCAGCGCAGTCGGTCCCAGAAGAGACAAATCCGTCGTTTCCGCCCCGGCCCCCGCATCCCGCTAGGGACGGCCTGAGAGCTAGCATGGCCCCCAACCCACTCCTACAATAATGGCTGCGGGCAGAGTTGCTGTGGAGCCCCTCTGCCAACTTCACacagacgggggggagggggtgggagggctccCTTGCACTGGAGCTATTTTCTGGGGTCTGTTTCCAGGCATGTTAAGGCCCCTTTGCTCTGACGGAGCAGCACAAAAGGGCCTGACAATCAGGCCCTGGAATctttccccacctgcacccacctctccccacagatGTGATTAGAGACCCTGGCATCATAGGAGGCTCCCAGCAGATTACAGGGAATCCAACGTCCCCCTGTCCCATGATGCGACTCTGCACAGCCCGTCTccttgcagagccccccccccaacgaTCAGCCAGCTGAGCACTAGAAAACCTGCTTTTACAGAGACCCCCCTGGCCCCCCAGGACTGTGTGTAGCTGCGGGGGGGTGAGGACACCGCACACTTACTGAACGGCTGCTCGGCTTGTGCTGGGCTATCGGGGACTTTCCAAACTCCTCACTGCTGGCCCCAGGGCTATGCAATGGGTAATACAGTATTGCCGACTTCAAGGGATCAAATCTCATGAGATTGGCCCAACAATCATGACATGTTTAAAAGGATTCTATTGTGGTTTCTTGGTCAGTCTCTGGATGTTTgaactcccctggcccctccccagggtGTGCGCATGTGACAATCAGTGTTGCCCACTCGCCCACATGTCCTGGAGAAGGGGAttttggctcctgctgcaggagctctcaccccccatcTGCCCgtctcctgcccagcaattaatcctgtcccccagacccccatcagttctgtccccatccaacccccctcaatTCAGTCCCCCAGCCCCCGTTATCACCACCCCATCAGTTCAGCATCCCTaccccactgccctcagttcacCCTGCCAGCACTCACCCTATCTGctcaaagaagaagaacaggagtacttgtggcaccttagagactaacaaatttattagagcataagctttcgtggactacagcccacttcttcggatgcatagtgggctgtagtccacgaaagcttatgctctaataaatttgttagtctctaaggtgccacaagtactcctgttcttctttttgcggatacagactaacacgactgttactctgaaacctatctgctcagaacccaccagcaatacagccccccccccccagcccgtcaGCCCCCCGCTCACTtcaggctccctgcagctcccaggccatAATAAAGccctcccagcctcacctctgccccTCCTGGGGTTCTTCACCCTCCCTAGGCCTGGGGACTACAGTGGGggcccctctcccacttcccaggctggCCGGGGAGCAGCCGCACTGGGGTAGTGAcagcgggagccccagctgcGCCCAGGGCAGCTGACAGGATTTCTAAGTAAAATAAGCCACATTTTTAGAACTCTCAAATGTCGGGATTTTTTTTCAGCCACGGCTCTATGGTGAGATCatgagtgaggcttaattttacaCTGAAACTGCATCTCTCATGATTCATTCTTGAGAGTCGGCATGTCTGCTAATAGGTGATGTCTACCAAAccccttttgacatttttaatattttttcttttgacttATAAAGTAGAGAGATAAAACAGAAATGTCTATTTTTGTATGTTGAATTTTCCAATTCTTCATTGTACCACTTGTGCatttgctaataataataatatggccAGGGGATGTGATGTATGTGCATAAAGAGTTCTGAAAATGAGGTGAGATGTTCCTCTCTGATTTTCCAAAAGGCTCATTTTTAAACTCTTAGATCTCTACGGAGATACACTGCTCgccccctctcccgcaccccaacccatcTGCTTAACCCAACCACTAGTTACAAATTCTAAATTCTAATAGAGAAAAGAATAGATTTTTCTGTTATTAGGAAAATCTGGGCAGCCACCAGTAATATGTTGCTCAGCTCCTGTCAAatgcaaaattgaaacaaaacctgAACTATGGGGCTGCCAATGAGCCACCATAATTCATAAGAAAGTTTTCACTCCCCCTTTGATCCGAGAAATTTACCTTTGTCCAACCGCTGGCTTGATGACAATGAGTCTAGAGGAAGAACTGGGTGAAAAAGATGAAATGTCATGTTGTCATGTTTAAGAATATATTCACATTGTTAATGTTCTAacacaaaagcaaaatgaaaaggaaacaaaCTTTATGAAGTTCTAGTTAAGGAGGTTAAGTGCAATTCAGACCAGCACAAACCATTACACACCTCACTAAAAAATAACCACAAACATTAAAAACTAAGGACATGACCTAAGGTTACATGACAGACCCAGAGATGTCTTACCAGCAATTCAACACCTGTGCTTGGCCCATGACACTcaacttgggctcgcagggctggggcaatggggctgtttaattgcggggTAGATGctcgggctggggcagaggcctgggctctgggaccctgtgacgGGAGAGGGTCGcagaccccaggctccagcccgagcccgaatgTCGTGAGCTGGAGTCAGAGgacacgggccagccacgggtgtttaattTCTGTGTAGAGAAACCCTCTGAAACCAACACATCATTCACAGACAgacccacacacagacacttttTCACTGATTAGCATTCAATCAACTTAAATCTGCCCCTGTTTTTTCAACTCATTTGCATGCcttaagccaggggttctcaaactgggggtcgggacccctaaGGGGGTCACAACGTTACTACaaggggggtcacaagctgtcagcctccaccccaaaccccgctttgtcttcagcatttataatggtgttaaatatatttaaatgtgtttttaatttatgggggggtcgcattcagaggcttgctatgtgaaaggggtcaccaacaCAAAcatttgagagccactgccttaggCTGTCCAGAAATGGCGTCCTCCATGCGGTGTAAACATGATCACACATGCACCTGTGCGTGAGGTCCTGCTGTGCGAAGGACACCATTTTGTAGATCATCGACACTGGTACTTAATAAAACTGGCTCATCCTTCCTGACAGACCTGGTGGTCTCATTATCTCCAGCTCAGTAGGATAAAAGGTGGAGAATATCTAAAGCAGGGGTGAGGAACCTATGGACCGCGGGCCAGATCCGCCTGTTGCTAAATTTCATCCGTCCCGCAGTGCCACTCCTGTCCCCTTCCCGCCAACATGCCCCGACGTGGGGGGAAAGCCCCAAGTCTCTGCGCAGAGCCATGGGAAGTAGGAGTGCAGAGGGTGTTGCAACACCCCCCAAGTTTTGaacggggtcccagctgccggctcTGTGCCATGGCTGCAAGACCCGTTCCTGAGGGGTTCCCGTCTGCTGGCCCCGCACCCGGgactctgctccagcccccagctatgggtccagcctcagcccccttactcctgtccgcatcccgccgcccccccccaaagccaCGGCCAAGTCTTCGCCCCAGCTCTGGAGAgagggggcacagacaggggtaaTGGGAGTgccaggtaaaaagtttggggaccactggctttcagcacccctaaGAGATTCCCCCAGTTCTGTCACTTATCAGTATAATATATGTGAGAAAATTCCCCAGGTGATTGTTTATTACCTTTGAATTTCTTTATTATGGTCTCCACAGATGCATTTCTTTGAGAAAGGTCACAGGTTCTCCCTTTCAGTTCAGAAGAAAAGGCCACTGGGTTCTGAAACTTCTCCCTCTCGCATCTGAAGAACAACCCAGTGTTACTCGTTGTGGAGTTCGGTCATATTTGTGTTTTACTAACATGTGTTTTACTCTAGTGAATGGTTGTAGCTCAGCAGAGCCTGGAGGATTAAAGTCTCTCTTGCCCCAGGAATAGGTCCAATCCCAGCTTGGACACTACAAGCTTCCCCTTCATTTTGGTGAGACCGATATTAGAAAACTgcctccagttctggtgtccccattttaaaatggacGTTGAAAAAGTGGAGACGGTGCAGAGAAGATCCACAAAACTGATTTGAGGACTGGTAAAAATGCCTTGCACTGAGAGAACCCTGGTGCTTGAGTGTGGGGTATAaataccttcatggggagaataGACTTGGTACTAAAGGGCTCCTCAGTTTCACAAACAAAGGCATAATAAGGACCAactgctggaagctgaagccagagaaattccaATGGGAAATCAGACAGACATTGTTAAGAGTGTGAGTgtattaaccattggaagaaactgcgaaaggaagtggtggattctccatctcttgacaggggtgccagaacagagggccatggccccatcacttttaaaagtgggagtgCTCTGCCTTTGTACCTGCCTTAAAGGCAAGTGATGGGGGTGGGCAGAGAGGAATGAGCAGGGGGTGgaattttgggggaagaggtagagcaggggtggggccacagtttGGGCACCGGTGGCCCCCCATCTTCTAGGGAGCTTCAGGTGTTATTGTTTGTTGATGTCTTTAAATCTAGCTTCAAGTGTTACTCTCTGTTTGATGTCAGTAAATCAAAACTGACTGGCTTTCTGGAAGGTGCTTTAGTCAATACACGTTAGGATTTAGTCAAATAGAAGTTATTGGGCTGAATACAggaataactgggtgaaatttaaggaCCTGTGatacataggcaccgactctggggtgCACCAGGTTGCACCCCGGGAACCcgtcacactgatgtaaatctcccttgttgcaaatTAAAccgattacttcttgttctgccctCAGTGGACTtgaagaacaactgatcaccgcTCTCTGTAGAACAGCCTCAGacacatttgaagactgttatcagggcctccctcagtcttctcttctctagactaaacacacccatttatttcaacctttcctcacagctcTTCCATTCTAAacctctgatcatttttgttgctctcctctgaactctctccaatttttccacatctttcttaaagtgtggtgcccaaaactggacacaggatttcagctgaggcctcaccgggGCAAGAAGGGTGGAACAACGTCCTCCTGTGTctttacatatgacactcctgttaatacatctgtGGTGAGGTGTTCACCCCACATCAGCCCCCCAAAAGAGTGAGGGAAGCTGAGAAAGAGGAGATTAGTGAGACAGGCCACACATGAGGGGTTTAGGCCAGAGAAGTAACCCCTGATTGGACGATGAAGCTCAGCTGAGCAGCTGTTGCCTGGGCTAATATAAAGCCAGAAAACTGGTAACAGAAACTGTCTGCAGTGAGGAAGTCTGTGCATTCGAAAGGGAATGAGGGAAACAGGGAAAGAGTAGTATGCTAGGAGCCTGGCCCTGAAGGAAGGGAGTACTTAGAatcatagggctagaagggactgcCAGGGTCATGTAGCCTAACCCCCATAAGAGAGAAGGGTGGAGAAGAAAGCCTATGGCAGGtgagtaggaagtagcccagggagcgAGCAGACCTTGCCTGCATGtggtagggtccctgggctgggacctggagcagtgggtgggctcgagttcccctaccaaccactgACGGAGCGGCATTGCCTGGACAGTGGGAGCAGTGAGATTCTACACCCAAGAAGGGGAAACCATTTagtgacctggctgcagggctgagTCACGGagaggaagctgcagctcctggagtgagagaTGAGGCTGCAGAGTGAAAGAGAGACAACGGGGGAGAGACGGCAAGGGGAGGGGTTGGCCCTGGAAGAGAGCTAATCCCCCGAACagccaggagggggcaccaccTGCGGTGAATACAGCAACCTGGGACAACATCCCACAATGACATTTgccctttttcacaacagcatcacactgttgactcattcagTGTGGGATCCACTTAAACCCCCAGATGTTTTTCCACGTagtgctgcctagccagttattcccgatttcgtagttgtacatttgatttttccttccaaagtgcaGCTCTTTGTCttaattgaatgtccccttaaatCAATTTTAACCTTTCCTCCCTCCGCCCTTTGTCTCttgtgtctatttagactgtaaattctttggggtagggactgtctctttctgtgtgtctgtgcagcgcccagcatgTTGGGTCTCTAGGCACTGTCATAGTACTACTGATAATAGCACATTATAAATTCCTTGGAGCAGGAATGTCTCTTCCATGATATCtcttgccaccccaagcacatggatAGAGCTCACTGcataatcatagactcatagaatatcagggttggaagagacctcaggaggtcatctagtccaaccccctgctcaaagcaggacgaacccccaactaaatcatcccagccagggctttgtcaagcctaaccttgaaaacctctaaggaaggagattcccattccagtgcttcaccaccctcatagtgaaataagaaataattaataaatagctCATTGAATAGTCATCAGATGGCCCTGACTTTCCATCCTTACCAACCTAGGTGGAGTTTGGAGTCAATGACCTAGAAATGAAAAACTGCTTCTCCATCCCCAATCTCCTGAGGTCTCCATTCCACCAGCTACACTACAAATCAGTACCCTGTCTGTAGGTAAATCACTCTTTTCTCAGGCTGCTCTATTCTGGAGTCTAGTCAAAATGACAACAGCCCCAAGATCAGATTTAATGGAGAGAGATTGGGAACCAGCCCCACACTAGGCACTCCTGGACCATGGGGAGCCAGGTCTCATGTTTAAAATTCCTTCCCTGCATTGGGAAGTGAAAGGGAGAGTGAGAAGGAGCCACGTACCTGCTCAGGTTGCCTTTGATGTCCTAGAGGAGaaagataaaaggaaattcaGTCCCATATCTCATGCTAAGGATCCCTCCTGCTCTGGAGGGGACTCACTTTGTCTTCACAGTTTGAGGTTCAAAGAGAAATGATTTGTTATTTATTAATGCAAACAAAAACATTACATGTGCTGCCTTTGCTCTTTTGGAGAAGTGCTCggactgcaggatctgggcccaggAAGTTTGTACTGGGGGCACACAGGCGCTTTGTGTAATGACATCTGGATAACCAGCTGGCACATGGAATCAGAGGGCTCAGTGTTGCGATGTGTTGAACAAGGATCTTCCGAACACTCACAGGTGTGGGGAAGATCCCCTCCTGCAGAGTCCAGCGGGTCCAGAGGGAGGGatgcccccatgctgtgctgcccccaTGCTGTAAACTCTCTCCCCACTCGCCCACAAACATTCTGAAGGCCCGTCCTGTGGGCTTCTTGACATCCACAGGAAGCTGGGGCTGGGTGAGAACAATGGGTTTGGGGTACAGAGTAACACAGGGCCTATCACTATCCTACACGCCAGGTTCAATGCAGGAAACCTGAGGAGTGAAGAATGCTGCCCACAGCAGATACTGGTCGCAACTGAGAATTTGACCCTAGATATCAGCTAGAGACGTCCAGGATGGtatgttttatttctatttttgctagtgtaagcagagtcaggatgagctctaccctgacatccggtggtgaattgtggtgagttgtggaaaagaacttcaggggctgatcttgtttgcataggcacacccaccctgcctagcatgagcccacggcagcccaaatggtcactttggctcctgtgggatccccagtttctctgttattggggcaggaagaataaagtgttgttaccctgattatgtgaatcaaggacagtggaACTGTATTATtacagagggactcgccatcaactaagtagcagtCACTAGACAAGGTACATGGGTTCCAAAAACcgagtgaattgagagaggtagGGGACAGATATGTGTATCTGATGGTAAGGGCCatttttgagggcctgaaacactaattccacctcctccctccactgTGGAATATCAAAGCTAGTTTttattctattaggagtctagttacaggctgctgagctgaattcattttgggccaatggtgcaccagcagtgGGGTTCCCCTACTATAAGCTGAAATTGCTGAGTGCTTGGGACGGgggcctgaagctatattgctgagcagctggcggagcagagCATGTTTGTGGGACGGCTGGAGCAGctcatgggatggctggtggagcggagtggctggtggagtggctcgcggtgaaggctgcagcagaactccacagagaggtggggcagtcagcctcggaccatgtaaggtgccccttaaaaCTTCTGTGCCCCCCCATTTCCGCCCAGGCTgagaggtaaaactctgcagatacatttttgaactctggggtgcactgaccagggacagagacttttgggttgttggacttttgggtggcttttgggttgctggactcaagagacttttgggtgatttttggggtgtt
The window above is part of the Chrysemys picta bellii isolate R12L10 chromosome 12, ASM1138683v2, whole genome shotgun sequence genome. Proteins encoded here:
- the LOC135974836 gene encoding butyrophilin subfamily 2 member A2-like; the protein is MRGPGRKRRICLFWDRLRWPIAPARGTPQTDPFTLSLNWLCRGVNPPCPWLRSQRCSPGTAGEILEAGGCLVHSPAGAGSVTDTIRPCPRAELCPSRSDSLSAANVTLDLNTAHPELIVSEDLKRVRYGGVWQALPNNPERFDTMCCVLGCEGFTSGSHYWEMEVKVEGKGFCFVGVTRESVSRKGQICPKPEQGIWAVQVWEDQYQAPTSPMQVIPLSPSQAPRRIRVYLDYEGGRVQLFDAGSGDLIVTFPPASFAGDRIRPFFRLSTIVNHWQGRASVRLL